AGTAACCACCACCGGCTAGCTCGTAGGTAAAGCCAGCTTTCGCAATGGCAGAACAGAATTGCCAAGGAACGCTAGTAGGAGTCATGCCTGCAACCCACAAGGGAGGGAGACCTAGCATACGAGACAATCTAGTATCAACGTATACACGACCCAACTTATTCTTGACAAGCTTGGGACTATACAACTTGACCCAGTTAGGAGCAAACTCGATTGACTTAGCATCACGAtcgaaaatttcaaatttagcACCCATATCCAAGCTTTCAAAGGAATCAGCAACAATCACACGTACGCCCTGTCCATCCTTGTTGGCACGTGTTAACGAACCAACGCCTGAAATGCCACCAGGTCCGAAGTCAATGATATGAGTGACATCGGGGAAACCACAAGCTTCTTCCCAATGAACAACCTTTTCAGTAATCATTACCGCAAGAGCTAATAAAAGCTTGGAAGGTTGTTCAAATCTTAAATCACCAGCATCGTCAGTAGAATAGACTGGAACCTTCAAAGCGGAGAATTGGAGACCTTGCAAATCCTTTTCTAATAAAGAACGAACAGGAGCCAAGTAGGGGCTATGGAAAGGAACAGAAATGCTAAGGAATCGGTTGATAAAGCGAAGCTTACGCTTTGAATGAGGGATACGAGATTGATTTTGTCCATCAGCTTTCTCTTTGCGCAAGGAAAGGTTCAAACCGTACAAAGAGCGAGCAGGTCCACTGACAACAAAACTGCGAGGACCATTAACCAAACTAAGAGAAACCTTCCTGTCTTCAGGTAGGTGAGTATTGGTGGTCTCAATATGCTTGTTCAGAGTCTCAATGGGTAAATCACGAACAGCTAACATGGGAGTGGGGTTTCCTTCAGATGAAGCTAGCGAATCAGCAACGACTGAAGGGGGAAGCGTAGTTGTTGGGAAAGTCTGTTGAGAGCGAACACCAATCCAAAACAAAGTAGTCAAAGCAACTTTGGCATTTTCCATAAAAGAAGCTGAATCAGTAGAAGCGGAAACAGCAGCAGCAACAACAATGCCCTGTGAATGACCAGAAGCTGCGCTGAAGCGAGAAGCCAGCTCTCCAGGGTTCAAACCCAAGATTTGGGCGGTTACGGAGAAGTGCACGAGCTGTGTGAGACCAACTAGGGGAAGGGAGACAGGAGCACTGACCAAATAGTCACGTTCCGGTCGCTCGCCAGCGAGCCAGTCAAGTACATTAAGTCCTTTGGAATAAACTTTTGATGCCTGTTCATTTTGAGAAAGGGTAAAAAGATGTTTAGAGAGCACCTGGATCAGTTCAGCTGCAAAAGGAGCATACACTTCATAAAGTTCAATCAATTCGTCAAAATAATCTTCATAGCCTTGTCCACCAAAAATGGCCGCCAATTTTACCGAGGACTCGTCTAACAAAGCGGATCCATGGAATTTTGTGGTCTGACCAATCAAGGCACAAGAGTGGTAGTAGAAACGAACGACGTCTTTTTGCGCAGGAATGTTCAATCCCAAACTATGAACGACGGCATGAACCTCATTACCGGCTAAGAAGGTGCGTTCGAATTCAAGAGTAATAATTCTTAAGAGCTGGGTATATTGCCCAGGAGTCTCTTCCTCTTTGGCGGCAATTAAACCGAGGAAACCAGCTAGTAAGTGGAGTTCATGTTCAAACTCAAGTTCAGCGCCTTCCTTCTCCACCGACTCGGCTGAAGGGGCGGGATGAAGGGACAGGAATTCATCGCGAAGCTGAGCAGCCAACAAGTATTGTGAAGCAGGAATTAGAATGGAAGGCGAAAAATGAGCATAAGAAAGAACCAACGACCTCAGCGACTGATGAACTTGTTCAGCCTCAACCATGATTTCAATGATAATAtgagaaagaaattacCGTATATAAAACAAAGGTAGGTCTATGGGTGGAATGAAAGAATGTCAACACAAATATGTAGCCAAGGTGTATCGACCTTTTTTAACGTTGCGTTTTTCTTCGTAAGACACCAATCAGTCAGTATGCCAGAAAATCCGTCGTAAAAAAGGGAGccttaatgaaaaaaatacagtATCTATAAATCCGGcaaatttaaatgaaactCTACGCGTCAAAGGATTAGTAAATGAGGACGTATTACTCTACTGTTCGTCCctaattatttatacttCCTTTTCAGCACAACTTTCTCCGTTCGTAATCGTCAAACGGAAGGAATGTTGAggatattaaaatttttgccAGTTACAGAACTGTCTATTTATATAAAGAGGATGAGTAAAAGTGTGATCTGTTAGACAGCTAGTTCCCAGACTAGGTCAGTTGTTGGGAATTGGTAGGATCCACTAAACGCGCTTCTAAACTATTCCCACACGAAGTGGTCACGTGGGTTTCCAACATTTCGATAAATGTAAGTATAAATAcacaaatttatttaaaatattttttggaaagttATAATGGTATACTTGCTGtatatgttttttcttccaatcTATTGACCCCGCGTCTTTTCACGCCGGTTGCTGATATGAATTTAGACTAACGATAATTGATAAGCCTCAGTATAAATGATTAACGGATAGTAGCAATAAACAACGAGGTGGAGTTCAAACATGGAGAATCCATGCTAAAGACATTCAGCTTATCCTCTCGCTAGCAAAGGCAGAATCGAGATTCCTTATTACGAAATTATTATCATATagatattattatattaaagaattttagtttataacggttaatttatttatttacaaaatatctCTAGTGTAAAGGAAAGCAAACCTTTTAAAAGTCTATAGGCAGTCTAAAGATTCCTTGCGTTCCTCAAATTAGTACCAAATACTCGCCTTTTTGCCCTTCTTACCAACCTTTTCTATGGAAAGGATGATTCCAGCGTAACAAACTAACAATATCACTCACCCAGTCGTCTTCTTTGTGCGATCGAATGATGCAAGGAATTGCATTGTCTTTTACACTAGTGATGTCGATTCGCTGTCCTATGTCTGTAAGACCAAGAGGTCGTCCATCTATCGAAAGTTGCGGTCGTACTCTTGATTTGTTTGATGTTTCAATActgattttaaaagtatcGGGAAACAAAACCGGTCGGAATGAAAGCGAGTTGGGGCAAATGGGTGTGAGCAAAAGAGCATTGATTGAAGGATGGACGATAGGCCCGCCGGAGGAAAGTGAATATGCTGTAGAGCCAGTAGGTGTAGAAATGATAAGGCCATCTGCAACGGCCTCTGTCAAAAACTTGTCATTTACAAACACTTTTAGCACTGCCATGTGAGGACTTAAACCTCGATGGATATGCATTTCATTCATAGCGTAAATTGATTCGTTATACAATTTGGTTTTCATTGCTACACGTAGTCTCATCCGCATAAGCACGAACGATCGTGAGTTGTAAAAATCGGCGAATGCAGTTTGAAACGATCCAAAGTCAAATGGTAGTAAAAATCCTAACGTTCCCAAAGAAAATGAGAGTATAGGAGGCATTCCTGATCTTGCGAATAAAGATGCAGCATGCAAAATAGTTCCATCACCCCCTACAGTTATAATTGCATCCACCTTCTGCTCCAAATCCGAGATTTCTGTCCACGTGTACAGATTTAgataagaaaatttttttgcgaCGTCTGTTTCTGTAATAATGCAAATATCTGGATAAGTTTGTTGTAGATGCTGTACCAAGGTCTCGAAGCAGTGATCAACACGTTCGTccattcttttctttaaaatcaaGATGTTTTTGGGCGGCTTCGGCCATTGTAGCTGTTTCAAATTAGATTTCCCACCGATTGATTGTGGGGATGCACATTCTATTACATAAGAGTCAGCTTTGCCTGGATGAATTTTTGTTCACACTACCTTTATACACTGGAACAATGCGATTCTCTAAGGTGTTTACAAGGCGTATTGACTTTGAATAGACCGAGTTATAACGAAAATATTGTAAAGAACCTAAATTAATAATCGAAAATCCTTTCAATTGGCGAAAATTAGGAGCTAAACAGACTGCTGTATTTCTAACACTAATTCTAAAGCCATTTGCCGCTCTTATCATTAGATTGAtccaattttaataaaaatggtttttcGAAAAGTCTTTATAGAAGTAAAGTGGGATCCGGACCTTCAAATTCAAAGGCAAAGATATATAATGAAGCAACACGTAAAAAACGCTAGTTAGTCAGAAATCCTATACAAATGGTAAAATTActgtaataaaaaattttgcctgtaaatcttttaaacgatcagaattttgattttatttactgtatatatttttttttattggaAATTGGATATTTTATGACTTCCCACGATACAAACCATATGAACCGATAAATCGATAAAATTTGACTTAAACCTGGAGACTAGTACAAATAAAAGCTGTTTATTAGCAAAAGGTtcatttaaagaaaagatacGTTACATATACTGATATTACATATATGGTTAATCACAattaaaatacaataaaCAATCAACCGAACAAACACAAAAACGGTTAAAAGATGAAAGGAATACATTTCTAATCATAGATACTAGGAAAAGGATAAAGGTGATGGCGAAACAAGTCTGTAGAGTTATGTAACATTCGACTAATCATGCTTTATTTGGTAATATTGGCGGaatttaaatcatcatAGGTTAATCCATTCTTTGCTGTTCACGTGCTACAGCATCGGCCATTTCCTCGTCATTATAGATGTGAAATCCACCCTCAGCGGTAACTTTGGCAAGTTGAACATTTTTGGAATCAAGCTTTTCTTCCATTACTTGTCGAAGTACTTTGAGAATCAATACTTCAGCTTCCTCGAGAGTCATATCCTGAACGACATTGTTAgtttaacaaaaaaggaaaaagataaagcaaataaagTTAATACGTACTTTGTGAAATTCCTTCACTAGTTCGCTTTTCGCGGGTTCACTACCTGAACCAATAGCTTTAGCTTCATAACGGAAATATGTACCTGAAGGCTCAGAGTGGTATCTGTATAGGAAGTTAGCATCTTAACGAATTACAACAAAAGGAATCCAAACAATGGCAGGTGTACGAAGATaatcaaaaaacaaaagcattAACACAATAGCCACATCGTtccataaaaataaaataattttgacTTACAGTTGAGGACCATGCTCATCTATTCCAGCAATTAACAAAGCAACACCAAACGGTCTTGACATGATGCGTTCTTCGCCATCTTCTCCTTCACCAAAGCGAAGTGCGAGATCACAAATTGACTGGGTAGTACTTTCTATACCTTGTGGTTCATCATAGGTAAAACGATGATTTTGTGTTTGAACTCTAGCATGTTCAATAATTGTACGGGCATCAGCTGTTAGGCCTGAAATTGCGCAACCAATGTGtgaatcaatttcaaacaGCTTTTCAACAGAATGAGATTCCATAAGTGGACTAGTTAATCTCTTTTCAACACCAAGGACGACGGCATCCTTAGTTTTCACACCAATAGCAGTGGATCCTAATTTGATGGCTTCGATTGCATATTCCACTTGAAACAACCGGCCTTCAGGAGAAAAGGTATTTACTCCTCTATCATATTCTAAAGATTAGCTTAAGAAACTTGTACAGTTTACTTACCTGATCTAGtcataaacatttttaaaagagaaCGTGTAAAGTAGTAGTTGCTGACTGACCAAAACCCAGCCAAATGATAATATCGTTAATATTCCCTATAATACGTTGCCTAATATATCGTAAACCAGATTATTCGTTACACTCCGTTATTAgtgaatataaaaattaaataaaaatatgtaCAGAGGAGAAAGGTAAACAAATGTTTATAATAGgtatattgaaaataataattcgaatttgaagataaaaaaaaaacgaaactGACTAATATACACGTTTCATGTTACAATAATTGATATTGTAGTGTAACCAAAAACAATCCAATAGCTCAATAGCTTTGGAAAAGAACGGAAAATATTATCCTTCATCTAAATTATAGAGTTTTTAAACTGCACGACCTACGACAATAGATAGCCAAAAGGATAGCAAGGAAGTAGCGTTTTGATAGGGCATTTGACGAATTTGGGAAGATACAAGGAAAATTAAGTCTTCTTTGGTTTCAGTTGAAAATCCTTGAATTGAATTCAAATAATTGGATAAGAATTGCTTTTGAGCAGCAGGAGCAAGAACACTTACTAAACTGATTGAagctttataaaaaataagggCGTTGTCAAATTCATATCGTATAATTGGCTGAAACCATTTCAATAAAACATCTGTGAAATAATAAGCTATTTCGATGTTATAGTATAACCTTACTCTCGAGCAAAGGATGCTCTTCAGAGAGTCGAGATTCAACGTTTTGGTAAGCAAGAAGAGACACCTAGCATGAACATAAATGTCATTGTCTAGATAGTCTTTTGGAGAGCCCTCATTTAGATTACAAAAAAGACACGCATACAGCGACGCGTAAACATAATGTTTGCATAATGTAGATTCGTCAGATTGAGATATAAGTTTTTCAGCGAAACTAAGACCTAATGATGATATTTCTTTAGCAGTGGAGCTTAACGTTATAACTTTCTCGTTGACTGTTTGCTTTTCTAAACGTCGACATATGAGATTTTGCCAATTATTGATAAAACTCAAAGTTACCAAAACTGGAGAGCCTGATAGCTTTTGTAAGTCTACATATCCCTCGAGTTGAATTGAATCTATAATGGCTTCCCGCACAGTTTCCGAGATAAACTTGGCTGGTTGAGCAACACGACTCAAGCATGTTGTTATTACAAAATCCAATGTAGACCATGATGATGCAACAAAAGAGAATAGATACTCCATATGAAACAAAGTCAAAATAATATACTCACATAAAGATCGGTCTGCAGCCAATACATTGCTTTTACGGTACTGAGATTTTGCCAATGATTCTAAAACCATAATTattgagaaaaaattttttttaacaaactGATGGTCATTATATTTAGAATCAGAGGAACGACTTTTCCAAGAGGGAATCGCCTTGTCAATTAGAGTTATTAACCTGCATCATTTAGTCTTCCAGAACAGTGAAGTCAAACACTAACCTTTTAATAATGCTGATTTGCTGATAAGTTGATAAGCGTAATAACAGATGGCACAAAACAGCTGTAGGCAAGGAATCCCGCTTGTGTTCAGTATCCAAATAATTGATGAAACCGCTCCAAACAATTTCTTCCCATTTCTGAGACAATTAgtataaagttttttggaGTTCTATATTTACTGCTACTTACCAATAAATGAGGGAGTAACGAAAATGcatcaaaagaaatatcGCTCGCTGATGAATCGACAGATGCAAAAAGTTGTTGCAGTAAAAAATTGGCTTCAAATCCTGAAAATTGATGCGTTTTTATCTGTTTTGATAAAGCTTTGCTAACTGCTCTTTTCAAGGGGTATTGTAAGTTGACGATATGATCGCAACTCAATAGTTTGTAAAAAACGCAAAGGAGACAAATTCTTCGAAAGCAAAGAATTTCATTGCTTGCATCTACCTCAAGAATGCCTACAATGCTTTTCACGAAGGATGAAAATGGCAAACCGTTATTCGTTACCTTTTTCCTGCTTATCAATTCAACCCAAAATGCAAAGTATTCAGAACGATGCTCATTCCAATAGTCCCATATTCTACCGCAAGCAATCAATTGTGCTACCACCAGTCGAAGGTTCTGTTCATTATGTAAATTGAGTAAGACATAGTGTGTCTCCCATAGGACACTTGGATTGTTAACAAAATGGATTAAAAACCACCGGACTTACGTTTCTAAAGATATCGAGTCCTCTCGTAACAGAAGAAGCACGTTGTTAATGGCTTCTTCCATAATTAAAACGCAGTGTTCTGGAAGCCTTATTATCTTTCGTACGATCACTACCACAGAATCAAACTGCAACTTATAAATTGACTTATACGGAGTTTTCtcatttcattaattaCTTTAACAATCACCATATAAGCTGCTGAGCATATAGCGGCGGCCATATCTTGCAGCATGGCGTCTTTTGTCAAATTTGCCAATACGACATTCTTAGATGCGCGATTTCCCCTTTTCAAGAATGTGTCTTTTGAACTAGCTCGAAAGCAAAATTGGGCCATTATTGGAAACACTGGAAGTGGTAGGACTACATTCTTGCGCGTATGTTTTGTAATTTATGCGAAGTGTTTGGAGTAAAAATGCGCTAAAGCTTTAGcaattcatcaaatttaCTAAATCAGCTTTGTacaattcatttttgtCCCTTAGTCGGAAACCAAAcactttttattatcattaattACATGGTAGTAACTTTACTAAATTGCTAACTCAATACAGTGTATACAAGGTTCCTTTACACCCTCACCCTCCACTAGTTTTTCATATCCATTCTTGAAAGGCAAATCTGATAG
This portion of the Schizosaccharomyces pombe strain 972h- genome assembly, chromosome: I genome encodes:
- the pos5 gene encoding NADH kinase Pos5, translated to MIRAANGFRISVRNTAVCLAPNFRQLKGFSIINLGSLQYFRYNSVYSKSIRLVNTLENRIVPVYKECASPQSIGGKSNLKQLQWPKPPKNILILKKRMDERVDHCFETLVQHLQQTYPDICIITETDVAKKFSYLNLYTWTEISDLEQKVDAIITVGGDGTILHAASLFARSGMPPILSFSLGTLGFLLPFDFGSFQTAFADFYNSRSFVLMRMRLRVAMKTKLYNESIYAMNEMHIHRGLSPHMAVLKVFVNDKFLTEAVADGLIISTPTGSTAYSLSSGGPIVHPSINALLLTPICPNSLSFRPVLFPDTFKISIETSNKSRVRPQLSIDGRPLGLTDIGQRIDITSVKDNAIPCIIRSHKEDDWVSDIVSLLRWNHPFHRKGW
- the pex8 gene encoding protein Pex8, producing MEEAINNVLLLLREDSISLETVLWETHYVLLNLHNEQNLRLVVAQLIACGRIWDYWNEHRSEYFAFWVELISRKKVTNNGLPFSSFVKSIVGILEVDASNEILCFRRICLLCVFYKLLSCDHIVNLQYPLKRAVSKALSKQIKTHQFSGFEANFLLQQLFASVDSSASDISFDAFSLLPHLLKWEEIVWSGFINYLDTEHKRDSLPTAVLCHLLLRLSTYQQISIIKRLITLIDKAIPSWKSRSSDSKYNDHQFVKKNFFSIIMVLESLAKSQYRKSNVLAADRSLCEYIILTLFHMEYLFSFVASSWSTLDFVITTCLSRVAQPAKFISETVREAIIDSIQLEGYVDLQKLSGSPVLVTLSFINNWQNLICRRLEKQTVNEKVITLSSTAKEISSLGLSFAEKLISQSDESTLCKHYVYASLYACLFCNLNEGSPKDYLDNDIYVHARCLFLLTKTLNLDSLKSILCSRVRLYYNIEIAYYFTDVLLKWFQPIIRYEFDNALIFYKASISLVSVLAPAAQKQFLSNYLNSIQGFSTETKEDLIFLVSSQIRQMPYQNATSLLSFWLSIVVGRAV
- the pup2 gene encoding proteasome core particle subunit alpha 5 Pup2, whose translation is MFMTRSEYDRGVNTFSPEGRLFQVEYAIEAIKLGSTAIGVKTKDAVVLGVEKRLTSPLMESHSVEKLFEIDSHIGCAISGLTADARTIIEHARVQTQNHRFTYDEPQGIESTTQSICDLALRFGEGEDGEERIMSRPFGVALLIAGIDEHGPQLYHSEPSGTYFRYEAKAIGSGSEPAKSELVKEFHKDMTLEEAEVLILKVLRQVMEEKLDSKNVQLAKVTAEGGFHIYNDEEMADAVAREQQRMD